The following DNA comes from Paenibacillus sp..
AGCTGCCCGAGCTCGCGCGGCTCGCGAAGCGGCTGGGCGCGGACCGCTGCTGCACGTGGCTGTGGCCCGCCACCGACGATCCCGTCGCGGAGCATACGTCCCGGTTCATCCGCCGGCTCCGCGCCTGCGCGTCCGTCCTGGACGACTGCGGCCTCCGGTTCGGCATCGAATGGGTCGGCACCAAAACGCTGCGGACGATGAAGCACGACTTCATCCATACGCTGCCGGGGGTGCTGGAGCTGATCGGCGCGATCGACCGCCTGAACGTGGGCGTGCTGTTCGACAGCTTCCATTGGTTCACGTCCGGCGGCACCCGCGAAGATATTCTTGCCTTGCGTCCGGAGCAGATCGTGCTCGTACACATTAACGACGCGCCGGATCAGCCGATAGACGAGCAGATCGACGATCGGCGGCTGCTTCCGGGAGAAGGCATCATCGATTTGGACGGCATGCTGAGCGCGCTGCGGAGCATCGGGTACGACAGCTTCGTGTCCGCCGAGGTGTTCAGCGATACGCTTCCACGACTGGGCGCCGCGGAAGCCGCCAGACGAACGAAGGCGTCGCTCGACCGGGTGCTGGCCGTCGGCTGATAGCGAGGGGTAACGCGGAGGAGGAGATCGATATGATGAAGGCGGCCGCCATCGTCGGCGAACGGCAAGCCGGT
Coding sequences within:
- a CDS encoding sugar phosphate isomerase/epimerase family protein, with product MIPALNPVTVGGWSIPFLEFLDAASGAGFPAVDYSIGPFAETARVRSPEAAAELLAERKLTLGSFGLPVEFRKDEDTFASDLRKLPELARLAKRLGADRCCTWLWPATDDPVAEHTSRFIRRLRACASVLDDCGLRFGIEWVGTKTLRTMKHDFIHTLPGVLELIGAIDRLNVGVLFDSFHWFTSGGTREDILALRPEQIVLVHINDAPDQPIDEQIDDRRLLPGEGIIDLDGMLSALRSIGYDSFVSAEVFSDTLPRLGAAEAARRTKASLDRVLAVG